A region from the Variovorax sp. RKNM96 genome encodes:
- a CDS encoding SDR family oxidoreductase, protein MPLPFRNVVLTGACGGLGQALARELIDGGAQVALVGLDAAKLDALAALAPGRCAVYTPDVSNSVAMQSMAIDWMARAGVPDLVIANAGVAGGFDTAEADDLAVLRRMLEINLLGAATTFQPFVKPMRAQRRGALVGVASIAGWRGMPGNGAYCASKAGLIRYLESLRAELRETGITVHTISPGYIRTALTAGNRFAMPGLLEADEAAHQLLAGVRAGREQIVLPRRIGWLSKLLNLLPEKLHDRVLRGQPRKPRVGEAGATAIPGLSEKHPPT, encoded by the coding sequence ATGCCCTTGCCGTTTCGCAACGTCGTCCTCACCGGAGCCTGTGGTGGCCTCGGCCAGGCACTGGCGCGCGAGCTGATCGATGGCGGCGCGCAGGTGGCGCTGGTCGGGCTCGACGCGGCGAAGCTCGATGCGCTCGCTGCGCTGGCACCTGGGCGATGCGCGGTCTACACGCCCGATGTGTCGAACAGCGTCGCGATGCAGTCCATGGCCATCGACTGGATGGCCAGGGCCGGCGTGCCGGACCTCGTGATTGCCAATGCAGGCGTGGCGGGGGGCTTCGACACCGCCGAGGCCGACGACCTCGCGGTGCTGCGCCGCATGCTGGAGATCAACCTGCTCGGCGCGGCCACCACCTTCCAGCCTTTCGTGAAGCCGATGCGTGCGCAGCGACGTGGCGCATTGGTCGGCGTGGCCAGCATTGCAGGCTGGCGCGGCATGCCGGGCAACGGCGCCTACTGCGCGAGCAAGGCGGGGCTGATCCGCTATCTCGAAAGCCTGCGTGCCGAGTTGCGCGAGACAGGCATCACGGTGCACACGATCAGCCCGGGCTACATCCGCACCGCCTTGACTGCGGGCAACCGTTTCGCGATGCCGGGCCTGCTCGAAGCCGACGAGGCCGCGCACCAACTGCTTGCCGGCGTGCGTGCAGGTCGCGAACAGATCGTGCTGCCGCGCCGCATCGGCTGGCTCTCGAAGTTGCTGAACCTGCTGCCCGAGAAACTGCACGACCGCGTGCTGCGCGGGCAGCCGCGCAAACCGCGCGTGGGCGAAGCGGGGGCCACAGCCATTCCAGGCCTTTCCGAAAAACATCCACCCACCTGA
- a CDS encoding NAD(P)-dependent alcohol dehydrogenase, which yields MKALVLEKAHELTLRDVDLPLHMGPRDVKIRMHTVGVCGSDVHYYQHGGIGPFVVNEPMILGHEASGVVAEVGAEVTHLKPGDRVCMEPGIPEMDSRATREGIYNLDPAVRFWATPPIHGCLTPFVVHPAAFTFRMPDNVSFGEGAIVEPLAIGLQAAKKAALKPGDVAVVIGAGTIGAMTALAALAGGAARVILADLVPEKLALFADNPAVTTVNVRDTNLAETVKALTDGWGANVVFEASGSTRAYDGIFELPCPGGCVVIVGCPPAKVAFDIVAIQAKELRIESVFRYANIFPRALALIASGQVNVKPFISRTFAFENGIQAFEEAAAGRASDVKIQIEFPASSVV from the coding sequence ATGAAAGCACTGGTCCTGGAAAAGGCGCACGAACTCACGCTGCGCGACGTCGACCTTCCCCTGCACATGGGACCGCGCGACGTGAAGATCCGCATGCACACCGTGGGTGTCTGCGGCAGCGACGTCCACTACTACCAGCACGGCGGCATCGGCCCTTTCGTGGTCAACGAGCCGATGATCCTCGGCCACGAGGCCTCCGGCGTGGTCGCCGAGGTGGGCGCCGAAGTCACGCACCTGAAGCCCGGCGACCGCGTCTGCATGGAGCCCGGCATTCCCGAGATGGATTCGCGCGCCACCCGCGAAGGCATCTACAACCTCGACCCCGCCGTGCGCTTCTGGGCCACGCCGCCGATCCACGGCTGCCTCACGCCCTTCGTGGTGCACCCGGCGGCCTTCACCTTCCGCATGCCCGACAACGTGAGTTTCGGAGAGGGCGCCATCGTCGAGCCGCTGGCCATCGGCCTGCAGGCCGCGAAGAAGGCCGCGCTGAAGCCGGGCGACGTGGCGGTGGTCATCGGCGCCGGCACCATCGGTGCGATGACCGCATTGGCGGCACTGGCCGGCGGTGCAGCGCGCGTGATCCTCGCGGACCTCGTGCCCGAGAAGCTGGCCCTCTTTGCCGACAACCCGGCCGTGACGACGGTGAATGTGCGCGACACGAACCTCGCCGAAACCGTGAAGGCGCTCACCGACGGCTGGGGCGCGAACGTCGTCTTCGAAGCCAGCGGCAGCACCCGCGCCTACGACGGCATCTTCGAGCTGCCGTGCCCGGGGGGCTGCGTGGTGATCGTGGGCTGCCCGCCCGCCAAGGTCGCGTTCGACATCGTCGCGATCCAGGCGAAGGAACTGCGCATCGAGTCGGTGTTCCGCTACGCCAACATCTTTCCGCGCGCGCTCGCGTTGATTGCCTCGGGCCAGGTGAACGTGAAGCCCTTCATCTCGCGCACCTTCGCGTTCGAGAACGGCATCCAGGCCTTCGAGGAGGCGGCGGCGGGGCGGGCGAGCGACGTGAAGATCCAGATCGAGTTTCCGGCCTCTTCGGTGGTCTGA
- the ugpC gene encoding sn-glycerol-3-phosphate ABC transporter ATP-binding protein UgpC produces MSAISCHNIIKRYGETQVVHAFDLDVADNEFVVFLGPSGCGKSTILRMLAGLEDISGGDLRIGGRRVNDLPPQERGIAMVFQNYALYPHMTVRDNIAFGLKRLKVPKAEIDSRIKEVSDTLGLERYLQRKPTELSGGQQQRVAIARAMIKTPKVFLFDEPLSNLDAKLRNHMRIEIAKLHQTLKTTTVYVTHDQHEAMTLADRIVLLRDGRIEQVGSPKEIFERPRSAFVAGFIGTPPMNLVEMSVKDAGSHFELSGRGGVVHVNARRFALEGRERVTLGIRPAHLQVDMNGGRDGGFSGEVQLIEYLGNEVLVSFGEDDNEISALMPSAQSPRLHERVSFVADPQQVHLFDIDTGASLRIDSTPSH; encoded by the coding sequence ATGTCTGCAATCAGCTGTCACAACATCATCAAGCGCTACGGGGAAACGCAGGTCGTCCACGCGTTCGACCTCGACGTGGCCGACAACGAGTTCGTCGTGTTTCTTGGCCCCTCGGGCTGCGGCAAGTCGACCATCCTGCGCATGCTCGCGGGCCTGGAAGACATCAGCGGCGGCGACCTGCGCATCGGCGGCCGGCGCGTCAACGACCTGCCGCCGCAGGAGCGCGGCATTGCCATGGTGTTCCAGAACTACGCGCTCTACCCGCACATGACCGTGCGCGACAACATCGCCTTCGGTCTCAAGCGGTTGAAGGTGCCCAAGGCCGAGATCGACAGCCGCATCAAGGAGGTGTCGGACACCCTGGGCCTGGAGCGCTACCTGCAGCGCAAGCCCACCGAGCTCTCGGGCGGCCAGCAGCAGCGCGTGGCCATTGCGCGCGCGATGATCAAGACGCCCAAGGTGTTCCTGTTCGACGAGCCGCTGTCGAACCTCGACGCCAAGCTGCGCAACCACATGCGCATCGAGATCGCGAAGCTGCACCAGACGCTCAAGACCACCACCGTCTACGTCACCCACGACCAGCACGAGGCGATGACGCTGGCCGACCGCATCGTGCTGCTGCGCGACGGGCGCATCGAGCAGGTCGGCTCGCCCAAGGAAATCTTCGAGCGTCCGCGCTCGGCCTTCGTGGCCGGCTTCATCGGCACGCCGCCGATGAACCTGGTGGAGATGTCGGTCAAGGATGCCGGCAGCCATTTCGAACTGAGCGGACGAGGCGGTGTCGTGCATGTGAATGCGCGCCGGTTCGCGCTCGAAGGCCGCGAGCGCGTGACGCTGGGCATCCGTCCCGCCCACCTGCAGGTGGATATGAACGGAGGCCGCGACGGCGGCTTCTCCGGCGAGGTGCAGCTCATCGAATACCTCGGCAACGAAGTGCTGGTGAGCTTCGGCGAGGACGACAACGAAATCTCCGCACTCATGCCCTCGGCCCAGAGCCCGCGCTTGCACGAGCGCGTGAGCTTCGTGGCCGATCCGCAGCAGGTGCATCTGTTCGACATCGACACCGGCGCATCGCTGCGCATCGACAGCACCCCCTCGCATTGA
- a CDS encoding carbohydrate ABC transporter permease, protein MKKQSSLSAGTLLARLVLIVAGLSALVPVLWTFINSFKNRVDIVSAVPKFIFTPTLENYAYVLGREAVAQGLINSILVVGAAVVIGAVLGLPAAYALARYPLRWADDIQFFVLSMRFLPPVAVAIPLMVIWLQLELYDTRFALIVTYTLLTLSTVIWLAIPAFKAVPKEVEEAGKVDGYGPYAIFFRVSLPIAARSLIGAIAFGFVLVWNEFLIALMLTTSDAKTLPIVASELSQLGRDVPWGILNASVILLSVPPLLMVGVLSGFLNAAFKRKREAT, encoded by the coding sequence ATGAAAAAGCAATCGTCTCTTTCCGCCGGCACGCTGCTCGCGCGGCTGGTGCTCATCGTCGCGGGCCTCTCCGCGCTGGTGCCCGTTCTCTGGACCTTCATCAATTCGTTCAAGAACCGGGTCGACATCGTCTCGGCCGTGCCGAAGTTCATCTTCACGCCCACGCTGGAGAACTACGCCTATGTGCTGGGGCGCGAGGCCGTGGCGCAGGGGCTCATCAACTCGATCCTCGTGGTCGGCGCGGCCGTCGTCATCGGCGCGGTGCTGGGCTTGCCGGCCGCGTATGCGCTCGCCCGCTATCCGCTGCGCTGGGCCGACGACATCCAGTTCTTCGTGCTGTCGATGCGCTTCCTGCCACCGGTGGCGGTGGCCATTCCGCTCATGGTCATCTGGCTTCAGCTGGAGCTGTACGACACGCGCTTCGCGCTCATCGTCACCTACACGCTGCTCACGCTCTCCACCGTGATCTGGCTCGCCATTCCGGCGTTCAAGGCGGTGCCCAAGGAGGTGGAAGAGGCGGGCAAAGTCGATGGCTACGGGCCCTACGCGATCTTCTTTCGCGTGTCGCTGCCGATTGCCGCGCGCTCCCTCATCGGCGCCATCGCCTTCGGCTTCGTTCTGGTGTGGAACGAATTCCTCATCGCGCTGATGCTCACCACCTCCGACGCCAAGACGCTGCCCATCGTTGCCTCCGAACTCAGCCAATTGGGGCGCGACGTGCCCTGGGGCATTCTGAATGCCTCGGTCATCCTGCTGTCGGTGCCGCCGCTCTTGATGGTCGGTGTGCTCAGCGGTTTTCTCAATGCCGCGTTCAAGCGCAAGCGGGAGGCCACATGA
- a CDS encoding sugar ABC transporter permease has protein sequence MKQTRSNKTRLPVVFIGPGLLVLAVLALVPTIFAIVISLQDRELGQADAGWVWFSNYVQLFSDRRFLNSVSVSLIWEVLTVTSTMAVAVLLGVLLFQNTTPRWRNALCMLFIVPVLLPRVSAAFVWKFAFHPLFGLLTYPYKAITGEPLDLLANPLTALLTVAFVDVWQWGLFFAVIVLKLLETLPPQPFEAARMDHAKTWEVYAYVALPMLKAPLISLTFVKMVESLRAFDLIYVMTRGGPGISTETLDMYAFSQGFIESGRISYASSMAVLMMVASTVAFTYIWKWTRPSS, from the coding sequence GTGAAGCAGACGCGAAGCAACAAGACCAGGCTGCCGGTCGTCTTCATCGGACCGGGCCTGCTGGTGCTGGCGGTCCTCGCGCTGGTACCGACGATCTTCGCGATCGTCATCTCGCTGCAGGACCGGGAACTGGGCCAGGCCGATGCCGGCTGGGTCTGGTTTTCGAACTACGTGCAGCTGTTCTCCGACCGGCGCTTCCTGAACTCGGTGAGCGTTTCGCTCATCTGGGAGGTGCTGACGGTCACCTCGACGATGGCCGTCGCGGTGCTGTTGGGTGTGCTGCTGTTCCAGAACACCACACCGCGCTGGCGCAATGCGCTGTGCATGCTGTTCATCGTGCCGGTGCTGCTGCCGCGTGTGTCGGCAGCCTTTGTCTGGAAGTTCGCGTTCCATCCGTTGTTCGGCCTGCTGACTTACCCGTATAAGGCGATCACGGGTGAGCCGCTGGACCTGCTGGCCAATCCGCTCACGGCGCTGCTCACCGTGGCTTTCGTCGATGTGTGGCAGTGGGGCCTGTTCTTCGCGGTCATCGTGCTCAAGCTGCTCGAAACCCTGCCGCCGCAACCCTTCGAGGCCGCGCGCATGGACCATGCGAAGACCTGGGAGGTCTACGCCTACGTCGCATTGCCGATGCTCAAGGCGCCGCTCATCAGCCTCACCTTCGTGAAGATGGTCGAGTCGCTGCGGGCCTTCGACCTGATCTATGTGATGACGCGCGGCGGCCCGGGCATTTCGACCGAGACGCTCGACATGTACGCCTTCTCGCAGGGCTTCATCGAGTCGGGCCGCATCTCGTACGCATCGAGCATGGCGGTGCTGATGATGGTCGCGTCGACCGTGGCCTTCACCTACATCTGGAAATGGACGAGGCCCTCGTCATGA
- a CDS encoding sugar ABC transporter substrate-binding protein: MTHRNTRRTTAGALLLAALAAAGHVQAQQACKDDVRVLSQPRDGLTLLEKYKDEFKALSGASFTIDNLNENDRRTKTRADASTVGKYNVYYVDEANVPLFAQSKWIVPLAKYYPADYDYADFDPGRQKVATFGGETWFAPVTGGGDLLVYRKDLLEKAGVKPPTTLDEFVAAAKKLNDPANGIYGVALRGQRGSGANVWRWMPFFRGYGGQWFDGDKPVFNSPAALKATQTYLELFKYSAPGTKTGSWDESTGAFLAGKVALLVESTPLAGNALDPKTSTVIGKVAYLPPPTPLTGGGYGHGLAIGTKANKTEEAKKCAGLFIAWATSKKQEQRRLAEGQFSELNRTSVLGSPEFAKRYGADLGKALADTGKVTAVNFWQDPAWPDLGDRWGIILEELVTGSRTDIQGGLDELEAYAKQLIARRKK; encoded by the coding sequence ATGACCCACCGAAACACCCGCCGCACCACCGCTGGCGCACTGCTGCTGGCGGCATTGGCCGCAGCCGGCCACGTTCAAGCCCAGCAGGCATGCAAGGACGATGTGCGCGTCCTCTCCCAGCCGCGCGACGGTCTCACCCTGCTCGAAAAGTACAAGGACGAGTTCAAGGCGCTGAGCGGTGCCTCGTTCACCATCGACAACCTCAACGAGAACGACCGCCGCACCAAGACGCGCGCCGATGCCTCCACCGTCGGCAAGTACAACGTGTACTACGTCGACGAGGCCAACGTGCCCTTGTTCGCGCAGTCCAAGTGGATCGTGCCGCTCGCCAAGTACTACCCGGCCGACTACGACTACGCCGACTTCGACCCGGGCCGCCAGAAGGTCGCGACCTTCGGGGGCGAGACATGGTTCGCGCCGGTCACCGGTGGTGGCGACCTGCTGGTCTACCGCAAGGACCTGCTCGAGAAGGCCGGCGTCAAGCCGCCCACCACGCTCGACGAGTTCGTTGCCGCCGCGAAGAAGCTCAACGACCCGGCCAACGGCATCTACGGCGTGGCGCTGCGCGGCCAGCGCGGCTCGGGCGCCAACGTGTGGCGCTGGATGCCGTTCTTCCGCGGCTATGGCGGCCAGTGGTTCGACGGCGACAAGCCGGTCTTCAATTCGCCCGCCGCGCTGAAGGCCACGCAGACCTACCTGGAGCTCTTCAAGTACTCGGCGCCCGGCACCAAGACCGGCAGCTGGGACGAATCCACCGGCGCCTTCCTCGCGGGCAAGGTCGCGCTGCTGGTCGAGTCGACGCCGCTCGCCGGCAATGCGCTCGACCCCAAGACCTCGACCGTGATCGGCAAGGTGGCCTACCTGCCGCCGCCCACGCCGCTGACCGGCGGCGGCTACGGCCACGGCCTCGCGATCGGCACCAAGGCCAACAAGACCGAAGAGGCGAAGAAGTGCGCGGGCCTGTTCATCGCCTGGGCCACCTCGAAGAAGCAGGAGCAGCGCCGTCTTGCCGAAGGCCAGTTCAGCGAACTCAACCGCACCAGCGTGCTGGGCAGTCCCGAGTTCGCCAAGCGCTACGGCGCCGATCTCGGCAAGGCCCTGGCCGACACCGGCAAGGTGACCGCGGTGAACTTCTGGCAGGACCCGGCATGGCCCGACCTCGGCGATCGCTGGGGGATCATTCTCGAAGAGCTGGTCACCGGTTCGCGCACCGACATCCAGGGCGGGCTCGATGAACTCGAGGCCTATGCGAAGCAGCTGATCGCACGGCGCAAGAAGTGA
- a CDS encoding M4 family metallopeptidase, with translation MKTRFKVVVVAVLALAGHGAFAADADPGKQAAIDRALGLIQSNPSSFSVATPAPSSNRTRRSLDFQGAAGSAAAPAEGDQFKPRDVTVDKDGTEHVRFDRFHNGLRVIGGDVVVHSVRGQLTQSSLTQGSPIRLPETLARVDGRTVIQNAPDIGAERARQIAGERFASAVTRYGTPELVVFARDEKPVLAYEVRIYGRATAAHGSAVAYYVNAADGKLLDAEDLVHTAAATGAGKSLYYGELQITTDQTGNNAYRMVDPTRGGGEVIDGRDSVYTDLFDAPDLAPFTSPDNKWGNGAVTDRKTVAVDINYGLAKTWDYYKLVHGRNGIFNDGQGVQSYAHVLFTNQDGSITGANAAWIGEYRMMVYGDGQAGTSLPRPVVSIDVAGHEMSHGVNQATANLAYSRDAGGLNEANSDIFGTLVKYHANNANDPGNYVIGARILASGLRKMYKQDVDGRSYVCYPQGGFKSVLVNPRHDPHLTSGVGNRFFYLLAEGAVVPSTDTRLTKNDLVCNGDTGVAGIGRDKAGKIWYRTLTLYLNGNSTYPNARVASIRAASDLYGANSVEKAAVARAWSAVLVE, from the coding sequence ATGAAAACCAGATTCAAAGTTGTCGTTGTCGCAGTGTTGGCGTTGGCGGGGCATGGCGCCTTTGCCGCGGATGCGGACCCGGGCAAGCAGGCGGCGATCGACCGCGCGCTGGGGTTGATCCAGAGCAACCCGTCGAGCTTCAGCGTCGCGACGCCCGCCCCCAGTTCCAATCGCACACGCCGATCGCTGGACTTCCAGGGCGCGGCCGGCAGCGCGGCAGCGCCCGCCGAGGGCGACCAGTTCAAGCCGCGCGACGTGACCGTGGACAAGGACGGCACCGAGCATGTGCGCTTCGACCGTTTTCACAACGGGCTGCGCGTGATCGGCGGCGACGTGGTCGTGCATTCGGTGCGGGGGCAGCTGACGCAGTCCAGCCTGACACAGGGCAGCCCGATACGCCTGCCCGAGACGCTGGCCAGGGTCGATGGGCGCACCGTCATCCAGAACGCACCCGACATCGGCGCCGAGCGCGCCAGGCAGATTGCGGGCGAGCGCTTCGCGAGCGCGGTGACGCGGTACGGCACGCCCGAGCTGGTGGTCTTCGCCCGCGACGAGAAGCCGGTGCTGGCCTACGAGGTCCGCATCTACGGCAGGGCCACCGCGGCGCATGGAAGCGCCGTGGCGTACTACGTCAACGCAGCGGACGGCAAGCTGCTGGACGCAGAAGACCTGGTGCACACCGCGGCCGCCACGGGCGCGGGGAAATCGCTGTACTACGGCGAGCTGCAGATCACCACCGACCAGACCGGCAACAACGCCTATCGCATGGTCGATCCGACGCGCGGCGGCGGCGAGGTGATCGATGGCCGCGACTCGGTGTACACGGACCTGTTCGATGCACCTGACCTGGCCCCGTTCACCAGCCCCGACAACAAGTGGGGCAACGGCGCCGTCACGGACCGCAAGACCGTTGCGGTCGACATCAACTATGGGCTGGCCAAGACCTGGGACTACTACAAGCTCGTGCACGGCCGCAACGGCATCTTCAACGACGGCCAGGGCGTGCAGAGCTACGCGCACGTGTTGTTCACCAACCAGGACGGCAGCATCACCGGCGCCAATGCCGCATGGATCGGCGAGTACCGGATGATGGTCTACGGCGACGGGCAGGCAGGCACCTCGCTGCCCAGGCCCGTGGTGTCCATCGACGTCGCCGGGCACGAGATGAGCCACGGCGTGAACCAGGCCACCGCGAACCTTGCGTATTCGCGCGATGCGGGCGGCTTGAACGAAGCGAACTCCGACATCTTCGGCACCCTGGTCAAGTACCACGCGAACAACGCGAACGATCCGGGCAACTACGTCATCGGCGCGCGCATCCTGGCCTCGGGCCTGCGCAAGATGTACAAGCAGGATGTCGATGGGCGCTCGTACGTGTGCTATCCGCAAGGCGGCTTCAAGAGCGTGCTCGTGAACCCGAGGCACGACCCTCACCTCACCTCGGGGGTCGGCAATCGTTTCTTCTACCTGCTGGCCGAAGGCGCCGTGGTGCCATCGACCGACACCCGCCTTACGAAGAACGACCTGGTGTGCAACGGCGACACGGGCGTGGCGGGCATCGGGCGCGACAAGGCCGGCAAGATCTGGTACCGCACGCTCACGCTGTACCTGAACGGCAACTCGACCTATCCGAATGCCCGGGTCGCGTCGATCCGCGCGGCTTCGGATCTGTACGGCGCCAACTCGGTCGAGAAGGCCGCCGTGGCGCGCGCTTGGAGCGCGGTACTGGTCGAATGA
- a CDS encoding DUF4124 domain-containing protein, protein MQSPNPAWHVLGAALAALLLPSAGHAEIYKWVDAKGQTHYSERKADAGDARTVEVKPAPAPPQSSAPKEDWRAWSRASPPTQTAAGAPPYGPPVARPRSVSGGRENGTDASRCALARDVLAGVLQHSNGKPIDQYDRDVAQNDVKSFCK, encoded by the coding sequence ATGCAAAGTCCGAATCCCGCCTGGCATGTGCTCGGCGCCGCGCTCGCGGCGCTGCTTCTTCCATCCGCCGGCCATGCGGAAATCTACAAGTGGGTCGACGCCAAGGGCCAGACGCATTACTCGGAGCGCAAGGCCGACGCGGGCGATGCCAGGACCGTGGAAGTGAAGCCCGCACCGGCGCCGCCGCAAAGCTCCGCACCGAAGGAAGACTGGCGTGCCTGGAGCAGGGCCTCGCCGCCGACGCAGACGGCGGCGGGAGCACCGCCCTACGGGCCGCCCGTGGCAAGGCCCAGATCGGTCTCGGGTGGAAGGGAGAACGGCACCGACGCTTCGCGCTGCGCGCTCGCACGGGATGTTCTCGCCGGGGTGCTGCAGCACAGCAACGGCAAGCCCATCGACCAATACGACCGCGACGTGGCGCAGAACGACGTCAAGTCCTTCTGCAAGTGA
- a CDS encoding alpha/beta hydrolase, whose translation MTHYRSATVDGLKIFYREAGDPALPALLLLHGFPASSFMYRGLIERLAHRFHVIAPDYPGFGHSDAPSVVEFSYTFDSLADIVGKFTEQLGLERYALYMQDFGGPVGFRLATRHPEKVSFLVVQNANAYEEGLPDDFWGLARALWKDPSPANYAKIREAAMSDAALEWNYTHGVKNPERIDPDNWLLQRALLARPGNKDAMAALLHDYGSNLSRYPAWQAYFRKHQPPTLVVWGANDVIFPPSGAHPYQRDLRQVDFKLLDTGHFALEELGEVIAAHIERFHDALKA comes from the coding sequence ATGACCCACTACCGCTCCGCCACCGTCGACGGCCTGAAGATCTTCTATCGCGAGGCGGGCGACCCCGCGCTGCCGGCCCTGCTCCTGCTGCACGGCTTTCCGGCCTCGTCCTTCATGTACCGCGGGCTGATCGAGCGGCTGGCCCATCGCTTCCACGTCATCGCGCCGGACTACCCGGGCTTCGGCCACAGCGATGCGCCTTCGGTGGTCGAGTTCAGCTACACCTTCGACAGCCTCGCCGACATCGTCGGGAAGTTCACCGAGCAACTCGGCCTCGAGCGCTACGCCCTCTACATGCAGGACTTCGGCGGCCCGGTGGGATTTCGCCTCGCCACGCGTCATCCGGAGAAGGTGAGTTTCCTCGTGGTGCAGAACGCCAATGCCTACGAGGAAGGATTGCCCGACGATTTCTGGGGCCTCGCGCGTGCGCTGTGGAAAGACCCGTCGCCCGCCAACTACGCGAAGATCCGCGAAGCCGCCATGTCCGATGCGGCGCTGGAGTGGAACTACACGCACGGCGTGAAGAATCCGGAACGCATCGACCCGGACAACTGGCTCCTGCAGCGCGCCCTGCTCGCCCGTCCCGGCAACAAGGACGCGATGGCGGCCCTGCTGCACGACTACGGCAGCAACCTCTCGCGCTACCCGGCCTGGCAGGCGTACTTCCGCAAGCACCAGCCGCCGACGTTGGTCGTCTGGGGCGCCAACGACGTGATCTTTCCGCCGTCGGGCGCGCACCCCTATCAGCGCGATCTGCGGCAGGTCGACTTCAAGCTGCTCGACACCGGGCACTTCGCGCTCGAAGAACTGGGAGAGGTGATTGCCGCCCACATCGAGCGCTTCCATGACGCCTTGAAAGCCTGA
- a CDS encoding MFS transporter codes for MELNVDATAARHAQARPAAPSISAPMALLFAVACGLAVANVYYAQPLLDTLAATFGIRPATVGIVITITQVGYGLGLLLVVPLGDLIDRRRLIVGQSLLSVIALLCVALAPSGAILLPAMAAVGVLAVVTQVLVAYAAIMAPPGERGRVVGIVTSGIIIGILLARAVSGTLSDLFGWRSVYLVSAAATLVVAGLLWKALPRNVRPGVRIPYPQLIRSVFTLFVEEPVLRIRAVLAMLIFMAITMLLTPMVLPLTAPPFSLSHTQVGLFGLAGAAGAMGAARAGRQADRGHAQRTTGIGLVVMLLSWALIAMLPWSIWAMVIGVVTIDFGLQSVHVSNQSLIYRVRPEAQSRLTAGYMIFYSIGSATGSIASTMVYAHAGWNGVCIAGAVTSGVALAFWAATRHLTPPDSTA; via the coding sequence ATGGAATTGAACGTCGATGCGACCGCGGCCCGGCACGCGCAAGCGCGGCCCGCCGCACCATCCATCTCCGCTCCGATGGCGCTGCTGTTCGCGGTCGCATGCGGGCTTGCTGTCGCCAACGTCTATTACGCCCAGCCGCTGCTCGACACGCTCGCGGCCACCTTCGGCATCCGCCCCGCGACGGTCGGCATCGTCATCACCATCACCCAGGTCGGCTATGGCCTCGGGCTGCTGCTCGTCGTGCCGCTGGGCGACCTGATCGACCGGCGACGGCTGATCGTGGGGCAATCGCTGCTGTCGGTGATCGCGCTGCTCTGCGTTGCGCTGGCGCCCAGTGGGGCGATCCTGCTGCCGGCGATGGCGGCGGTCGGCGTGCTGGCGGTCGTGACGCAGGTGCTGGTCGCCTACGCCGCGATCATGGCGCCGCCGGGCGAACGGGGCCGCGTGGTGGGCATCGTCACCAGCGGCATCATCATCGGCATCCTGCTGGCGCGCGCCGTGTCGGGCACGCTGTCGGATCTCTTCGGCTGGCGCTCGGTGTACCTGGTGTCGGCCGCGGCCACGCTGGTCGTCGCCGGCCTGCTGTGGAAGGCGCTTCCGCGCAACGTGCGGCCTGGGGTGCGCATCCCGTATCCGCAGTTGATCCGCTCGGTGTTCACGCTCTTCGTCGAAGAGCCCGTGCTGCGCATCCGCGCCGTGCTCGCGATGCTGATCTTCATGGCCATCACGATGCTGCTGACGCCGATGGTGTTGCCGCTGACGGCGCCGCCCTTCTCGCTCTCGCACACGCAGGTGGGGCTGTTCGGCCTGGCGGGCGCGGCCGGTGCGATGGGTGCTGCGCGCGCAGGTCGCCAGGCGGACCGCGGTCACGCACAGCGCACCACCGGCATCGGGCTCGTGGTCATGCTGCTGTCGTGGGCGCTCATCGCGATGCTGCCGTGGTCCATCTGGGCGATGGTGATCGGTGTCGTCACGATCGACTTCGGCCTGCAGTCGGTGCACGTTTCGAACCAGAGCCTGATCTACCGCGTGCGCCCGGAAGCGCAGAGCCGGCTGACCGCCGGCTACATGATCTTCTATTCGATCGGCTCCGCCACGGGATCGATCGCCTCGACGATGGTGTATGCCCATGCCGGATGGAACGGCGTCTGCATCGCAGGAGCCGTCACCAGCGGCGTCGCGCTGGCGTTCTGGGCCGCGACCCGGCACCTGACGCCGCCGGACTCGACCGCCTGA